A single genomic interval of Lathyrus oleraceus cultivar Zhongwan6 chromosome 7, CAAS_Psat_ZW6_1.0, whole genome shotgun sequence harbors:
- the LOC127103827 gene encoding uncharacterized protein LOC127103827, translated as MNIVKKVNYRYNIVYKFLSPVLDDLLNLAKRFPPDNLNVFRKDYGRILGYLEASLNEYQRDVVHTLLQFYDHTLRCFIFPDYLLAHTLEEYSSILDNHILHQANIKKKVSVCGYHSSFLLQDVGGMVDKEDWKDFNAVLACCIYGIVLFLNEVKFIDENFVAIFIQRNIAPTLLGDLYHSRQSRSYKGKGGVVHYCAPLLYRWFRSHLPCQGAFVDTQDTLKWSQRLMGLTSKDTDWYKHSLRKSESKEVIFSCGELTNVPLMGMRCGINYNPTLSQRQLEYSLKDPPEDRDVHDSLFYDVPDSTGRMERVF; from the exons ATGAACATTGTTAAGAAGGTCAACTACAGATACAACATCGTCTACAAGTTCCTAAGCCCTgttctggatgatcttcttaatCTAGCTAAAAGGTTTCCTCCAGACAATCTTAATGTCTTCAGAAAGGACTATGGGAGGATTTTGGGTTACCTAGAAGCTTCTCTTAATGAGTACCAGAGGGATGTTGTTCATACTTTGTTACAGTTTTATGATCACACTTTGAGATGTTTCATATTCCCGGATTATCTGTTAGCTCATACGTTGGAAGAGTACTCTAGTATCTTGGATAATCATATCTTGCACCAA GCTAACATTAAGAAGAAGGTAAGTGTTTGTGGTTATCATTCGAGTTTCCTATTGCAAGATGTTGGTGGTATGGTTGACAAAGAAGATTGGAAGGATTTCAATGCTGTTTTAGCTTGTTGTATTTATGGGATCGTATTGTTTCTTAATGAGGTGAAGTTCATTGATGAGAATTTTGTTGCTATCTTCATCCAAAGGAATATCGCGCCAACCCTCCTAGGAGATCTTTATCATTCCAGACAATCTAGAAGTTATAAAGGGAAGGGTGGTGTTGTTCATTATTGTGCACCACTTTTATACCGTTGGTTTAGAAGTCATCTCCCTTGCCAAGGTGCTTTTGTTGATACCCAAGACACTTTAAAATGGTCCCAAAGGCTGATGGGACTCACCTCCAAGGACACTGACTGGTACAAGCATAGTTTGAGAAAGTCGGAAAGTAAAGAGGTGATCTTTAGCTGTGGGGAGTTAACCAATGTGCCTCTCATGGGGATGAGGTGTGGCATTAATTACAATCCAACTCTTTCTCAAAGACAATTAGAATATAGTTTGAAAGATCCCCCTGAGGACAGAGATGTGCACGATTCCTTGTTTTATGATGTACCTGATAGTACTGGACGGATGGAAAGAGTTTTTTAA